One window from the genome of Paracoccus marcusii encodes:
- a CDS encoding ribbon-helix-helix domain-containing protein, which yields MCQIFAGQHPDRYETVTRRLRLNGQSTSIRLERAFWCILDRIAAREGVTTPAFISKLHAEVLELHGEARNFTSLLRCACTIYLGEDDVAPAIAAE from the coding sequence ATGTGCCAGATCTTTGCCGGGCAGCACCCGGACCGCTACGAGACCGTCACCCGCCGTTTGCGCCTGAACGGCCAGTCGACTTCGATCCGGCTGGAGCGTGCATTCTGGTGCATCTTGGACCGCATCGCCGCCCGCGAAGGCGTGACGACGCCCGCCTTCATCTCCAAGCTGCACGCCGAAGTGCTGGAGTTGCACGGAGAGGCGCGGAACTTCACCTCCCTGCTGCGCTGCGCCTGCACGATCTATCTGGGCGAGGACGACGTCGCCCCGGCGATCGCCGCAGAGTGA
- the rpsG gene encoding 30S ribosomal protein S7 encodes MSRRHAAEKRDVLPDAKYGDRVLTKFMNNLMVDGKKSIAERIVYNALERVETRLKREPIEVFHEALENVKPSVEVRSRRVGGATYQVPVEVRPIRREALAIRWLITAAAKRNENTMEERLAGELSDAVNGRGTAVKKREDTHKMADANKAFSHYRW; translated from the coding sequence ATGTCACGTCGTCACGCCGCTGAGAAGCGCGATGTCCTGCCCGACGCCAAGTATGGCGATCGCGTGCTGACCAAATTCATGAACAACCTGATGGTTGACGGCAAGAAGTCGATTGCCGAGCGGATCGTCTACAACGCGCTGGAGCGCGTCGAGACCCGTCTCAAGCGCGAGCCCATCGAGGTCTTCCACGAGGCGCTGGAAAACGTGAAGCCGTCCGTCGAGGTGCGTTCGCGCCGCGTCGGTGGTGCCACGTACCAGGTCCCGGTCGAAGTTCGTCCGATCCGCCGCGAGGCGCTGGCCATCCGCTGGCTGATCACGGCCGCGGCCAAGCGCAACGAGAACACGATGGAAGAGCGCCTTGCGGGCGAGCTGTCCGATGCCGTCAACGGCCGCGGAACCGCCGTCAAGAAGCGCGAAGACACGCACAAGATGGCCGACGCCAACAAGGCGTTCAGCCACTACCGCTGGTAA
- the tuf gene encoding elongation factor Tu translates to MAKAKFERNKPHVNIGTIGHVDHGKTTLTAAITKYFGEFRAYDQIDGAPEEKARGITISTAHVEYESETRHYAHVDCPGHADYVKNMITGAAQMDGAILVVNAADGPMPQTREHILLGRQVGIPYMVVYLNKVDQVDDEELLELVEMEVRELLSSYDYPGDDIPIIKGSALAAMEGRDNAIGEDSIRALIAAVDEYIPTPERAIDQPFLLPIEDVFSISGRGTVVTGRIERGAVNVGDELEIVGIRDTKKTTCTGVEMFRKLLDRGEAGDNVGVLLRGIDRDGVERGQVLVKPKSVTPHTQFEAEAYILTKEEGGRHTPFFANYRPQFYFRTTDVTGTVKLPEGTEMVMPGDNLKFEVELIAPIAMEEKLRFAIREGGRTVGAGVVSKIIK, encoded by the coding sequence ATGGCAAAGGCAAAGTTTGAACGGAACAAACCGCACGTCAACATCGGCACGATCGGCCACGTTGACCACGGCAAGACGACGCTGACGGCGGCCATCACGAAGTACTTCGGCGAATTCCGCGCCTATGACCAGATCGACGGCGCGCCCGAAGAGAAGGCCCGCGGGATCACGATCTCGACCGCGCACGTGGAATACGAATCCGAGACGCGCCACTATGCGCATGTCGACTGCCCGGGCCACGCCGACTACGTCAAGAACATGATCACCGGTGCCGCCCAGATGGACGGCGCGATCCTGGTCGTGAACGCCGCCGACGGCCCGATGCCCCAGACGCGCGAGCACATCCTGCTGGGTCGCCAGGTAGGCATCCCCTACATGGTCGTCTACCTGAACAAGGTCGACCAGGTGGATGACGAGGAACTGCTGGAACTGGTCGAGATGGAAGTCCGCGAGCTGCTGTCCTCCTACGACTATCCGGGCGACGACATCCCGATCATCAAGGGTTCGGCGCTGGCAGCCATGGAAGGCCGCGACAACGCCATCGGCGAGGATTCGATCCGCGCGCTGATCGCCGCCGTCGACGAGTACATCCCGACCCCCGAGCGTGCGATCGACCAGCCGTTCCTGCTGCCGATCGAGGACGTGTTCTCGATCTCGGGCCGCGGCACCGTGGTCACCGGCCGCATCGAGCGCGGCGCGGTCAACGTGGGCGACGAACTGGAGATCGTGGGCATCCGCGACACCAAGAAGACCACCTGCACGGGCGTCGAGATGTTCCGCAAGCTGCTGGACCGCGGCGAGGCCGGCGACAACGTGGGCGTCCTGCTGCGCGGCATCGACCGTGACGGCGTCGAGCGCGGCCAGGTCCTGGTCAAGCCGAAGTCGGTCACCCCGCACACCCAGTTCGAGGCCGAGGCCTACATCCTGACCAAGGAAGAGGGCGGCCGCCACACGCCGTTCTTCGCGAACTACCGCCCGCAGTTCTACTTCCGGACCACGGACGTCACGGGCACCGTCAAGCTGCCCGAGGGCACCGAGATGGTGATGCCCGGCGACAACCTGAAGTTCGAGGTCGAGCTGATCGCCCCGATCGCGATGGAAGAGAAGCTGCGCTTCGCCATCCGCGAAGGCGGCCGCACCGTCGGCGCAGGCGTCGTCTCCAAGATCATCAAGTGA
- the rpsL gene encoding 30S ribosomal protein S12 — protein sequence MPTIQQLIRKPRQPRVQRSKSMHLQGCPQKRGVCTRVYTTTPKKPNSAMRKVAKVRLTNGFEVISYIPGEKHNLQEHSVVLIRGGRVKDLPGVRYHILRGVLDTQGVKDRRQRRSKYGAKRPK from the coding sequence ATGCCGACGATCCAACAGCTGATCCGCAAGCCGCGGCAGCCGAGAGTGCAGCGGTCTAAATCCATGCACCTTCAGGGCTGCCCGCAGAAACGCGGTGTCTGCACGCGCGTCTACACCACGACGCCGAAGAAGCCGAACTCCGCTATGCGTAAGGTGGCCAAGGTCCGCCTGACGAATGGCTTCGAGGTCATCTCCTACATTCCGGGCGAGAAGCACAACCTGCAGGAACACAGCGTCGTGCTGATCCGCGGCGGCCGCGTCAAAGACCTTCCGGGTGTCCGTTACCACATCCTGCGCGGTGTGCTGGATACCCAGGGCGTCAAAGACCGTCGTCAGCGTCGTTCGAAATACGGCGCGAAGCGTCCGAAGTAA
- a CDS encoding VOC family protein yields MAKYIHSMIRVLDEAASVDFYDRCFGLKVAERLDFEKFTLIYLSNGESGTELELTVNKGRTEPYDLGDGYGHVAFSVDDVDATHARLEEIGFAPRKLVDFAPGGEVIARFFFIKDPDGYEIEVLQRGGRYS; encoded by the coding sequence ATGGCCAAGTACATCCACTCGATGATCCGCGTTCTGGACGAGGCGGCCTCGGTCGATTTCTATGACCGCTGCTTTGGACTGAAGGTGGCCGAGCGGCTGGATTTCGAGAAATTCACGCTGATCTACCTGTCCAATGGCGAAAGCGGGACCGAGCTGGAGCTGACCGTCAACAAGGGCCGCACCGAGCCCTATGACCTGGGCGACGGCTATGGGCACGTGGCCTTTTCGGTCGACGATGTCGACGCGACCCACGCCCGGCTGGAGGAGATCGGCTTTGCCCCCCGCAAGCTGGTCGATTTCGCGCCGGGCGGCGAGGTGATCGCCCGCTTCTTCTTCATCAAGGACCCGGACGGATACGAGATCGAGGTCCTGCAGCGGGGCGGCCGCTACAGCTGA
- a CDS encoding glycosyltransferase, which translates to MRVQMLGLCRFSYLGLRGYQVEHDSIAARRAYLYDPDRLARRWLWFQTVALPGWLAQTDPDFTLVIMTGPDLPEPWLGQLRDLCDRVPQLRLSLVPPMDYHLEACHAAVAPHLDPDAQVIGHFRHDDDDAVAVDYIARARADFARVSPLWQAEGKLSLDYGRGLIIAARDGQLKITPRICHNMGVALTIFLAPDAPRTALHFNHTKLAQWMPGVQVTRPLMFIRSIHADSDSGDMGPGVPWQPEEGTMNRLLRSRFGLRRADLAALARSLG; encoded by the coding sequence ATGCGGGTGCAGATGCTGGGACTGTGCCGCTTTTCCTATCTGGGACTGCGCGGCTATCAGGTCGAACATGACAGCATCGCGGCGCGCCGTGCCTATCTGTACGATCCCGACCGGCTGGCCCGGCGCTGGCTGTGGTTCCAGACCGTGGCCCTGCCGGGTTGGCTGGCGCAGACCGATCCTGACTTCACGCTGGTGATCATGACCGGGCCGGACCTGCCCGAACCCTGGCTGGGCCAGCTGCGCGACCTGTGCGACCGGGTGCCGCAGCTGCGCCTGTCGCTGGTGCCGCCGATGGACTATCACCTGGAGGCCTGTCACGCGGCGGTGGCGCCGCATCTTGACCCGGATGCGCAGGTGATCGGTCATTTCCGCCATGACGACGACGATGCGGTGGCGGTCGATTACATCGCCCGCGCGCGCGCCGATTTCGCGCGCGTCAGCCCGCTATGGCAGGCCGAGGGCAAGCTGTCGCTGGACTATGGGCGCGGCCTGATCATCGCGGCGCGCGACGGCCAGCTGAAGATCACCCCGCGGATCTGTCACAACATGGGGGTGGCGCTGACAATCTTCCTGGCGCCCGACGCACCGCGGACGGCGCTGCATTTCAACCACACCAAGCTGGCGCAGTGGATGCCGGGGGTTCAGGTGACGCGACCCCTGATGTTCATCCGGTCGATCCATGCCGACAGCGATTCCGGCGACATGGGGCCGGGCGTGCCCTGGCAGCCCGAGGAAGGCACGATGAACAGGCTGCTGCGCAGCCGTTTCGGCCTGCGCCGGGCGGATCTGGCCGCGCTGGCGCGCAGCCTGGGCTAG
- the fusA gene encoding elongation factor G, which produces MAREYQLPRYRNFGIMAHIDAGKTTTTERILYYTGKSHKIGEVHDGAATMDWMEQEQERGITITSAATTTFWQRQEDPTTEGTSDTKYRFNIIDTPGHVDFTIEVERSLAVLDGAICLLDANAGVEPQTETVWRQADRYKVPRIVFVNKMDKIGADFFNCVRMIKDRTGGIPCPIALPIGAEDKLEGIVDLIKMEEWVWEGEDLGASWVRKPIRDELKDLADEWRSNMIELAVEMDDAAMEAYLEGNEPDEETLRALIRKGTLSLSFFPVTAGSAFKNKGVQPLLNAVIDFLPNPLDVPAYMGFTPGDETETRNIERRADDAMPFSGLAFKIMNDPFVGSLTFTRIYSGVMKKGDQLLNATKGKRERVGRMMMMHSINREEIEEAFAGDIIALAGLKDTTTGDTLCDPAKPVVLETMTFPEPVIEIAVEPKSKADQEKMGLALQRLSAEDPSFRVETDLESGQTIMKGMGELHLDILVDRMKREFKVEANIGAPQVAYRETISQSADIDYTHKKQTGGTGQFARIKLTITPTEPGEGYSFESKIVGGAVPKEYIPGVEKGIKSVMDSGPLAGFPVIDFKVALTDGAFHDVDSSVLAFEIAARAAMREGLRKAGAKLLEPIMKVEVVTPEEYTGSIIGDLTSRRGMVRGQDSRGNANVIDAFVPLANMFGYINNLRSMSSGRAVFSMQFDHYEAVPQNISDEIQKKYA; this is translated from the coding sequence ATGGCACGCGAATATCAGCTTCCGCGTTATCGCAACTTCGGCATCATGGCCCACATCGATGCCGGCAAGACGACGACGACCGAGCGCATCCTTTACTACACCGGCAAGTCGCACAAGATCGGCGAAGTGCATGACGGCGCTGCGACCATGGACTGGATGGAGCAAGAGCAGGAGCGCGGCATCACGATCACGTCTGCCGCGACCACCACGTTCTGGCAGCGTCAGGAAGACCCCACCACCGAGGGGACTTCGGACACGAAGTACCGCTTCAACATCATCGACACCCCCGGCCACGTGGACTTCACCATCGAGGTCGAGCGTTCGCTGGCGGTTCTGGACGGCGCGATCTGTCTGCTGGACGCCAACGCCGGCGTCGAGCCGCAGACCGAGACCGTCTGGCGTCAGGCCGACCGCTACAAGGTTCCGCGGATCGTGTTCGTCAACAAGATGGACAAGATCGGCGCGGACTTCTTCAACTGCGTCCGCATGATCAAGGACCGCACCGGCGGCATCCCTTGCCCGATCGCCCTGCCGATCGGCGCGGAGGACAAGCTGGAAGGCATCGTCGACCTGATCAAGATGGAAGAGTGGGTGTGGGAAGGCGAAGATCTGGGCGCGTCCTGGGTCCGCAAGCCCATCCGTGACGAGCTGAAGGACCTGGCCGACGAGTGGCGCTCGAACATGATCGAGCTGGCCGTCGAGATGGACGACGCCGCCATGGAAGCCTACCTGGAGGGCAACGAGCCCGACGAGGAGACGCTGCGCGCGCTGATCCGCAAGGGCACGCTGTCGCTGTCGTTCTTCCCCGTCACCGCAGGTTCGGCGTTCAAGAACAAGGGCGTGCAGCCCCTGCTGAACGCGGTCATCGACTTCCTGCCGAACCCGCTGGACGTGCCGGCCTACATGGGCTTCACCCCGGGCGACGAGACCGAGACGCGCAACATCGAACGCCGTGCGGACGATGCGATGCCCTTCTCGGGCCTAGCGTTCAAGATCATGAACGACCCGTTCGTCGGCTCGCTGACCTTCACGCGCATCTATTCGGGCGTGATGAAGAAGGGCGATCAGCTGCTGAACGCCACCAAGGGCAAGCGCGAGCGCGTCGGCCGCATGATGATGATGCACTCGATCAACCGCGAGGAGATCGAGGAGGCCTTTGCAGGCGATATCATCGCGCTGGCCGGTCTGAAGGACACCACCACGGGCGACACCCTGTGCGATCCGGCCAAGCCGGTGGTCCTCGAGACCATGACCTTCCCCGAGCCGGTGATCGAGATCGCCGTCGAGCCCAAGTCGAAGGCCGACCAGGAGAAGATGGGCCTGGCCCTTCAGCGCCTGTCGGCGGAAGACCCGTCCTTCCGTGTGGAAACCGATCTTGAATCGGGCCAGACGATCATGAAGGGCATGGGCGAACTTCACCTCGACATCCTGGTCGACCGCATGAAGCGCGAGTTCAAGGTCGAGGCGAACATCGGTGCGCCGCAGGTGGCCTATCGCGAGACCATCTCGCAGTCGGCCGACATCGACTACACGCACAAGAAGCAGACCGGTGGTACGGGCCAGTTCGCCCGAATCAAGCTGACCATCACCCCGACCGAGCCGGGCGAAGGCTATTCGTTCGAATCGAAGATCGTGGGCGGTGCGGTGCCGAAGGAATACATCCCGGGCGTCGAGAAGGGCATCAAGTCCGTCATGGACTCGGGTCCGCTGGCAGGCTTCCCGGTCATCGACTTCAAGGTCGCGCTGACGGACGGTGCGTTCCACGACGTCGACTCCTCGGTCCTGGCGTTCGAGATCGCGGCCCGCGCCGCGATGCGCGAAGGCCTGCGCAAGGCCGGCGCCAAGCTGCTGGAGCCGATCATGAAGGTCGAGGTCGTCACGCCGGAAGAGTATACCGGTTCGATCATCGGCGACCTGACCAGCCGTCGTGGCATGGTCCGGGGGCAAGACAGCCGCGGCAACGCGAACGTCATCGACGCCTTCGTGCCGCTGGCCAACATGTTCGGCTACATCAACAACCTGCGTTCGATGTCGTCCGGCCGTGCTGTGTTCTCGATGCAGTTCGACCACTACGAGGCCGTGCCGCAGAACATCTCGGACGAGATCCAGAAGAAATACGCCTGA
- the rpoC gene encoding DNA-directed RNA polymerase subunit beta': protein MNQELATNPLNPLAPPRQFNEIKISLASPEEILAWSFGEVKKPETINYRTFKPERDGLFCARIFGPIKDYECLCGKYKRMKYRGLVCEKCGVEVTLQKVRRERMGHIELAAPVAHIWFLKSLPSRIGLMLDMTLRDLERILYFENYVVIEPGLTDLTYGQLLSEEEFLDAQDNFGADAFQADIGAEAIRAMLSNIDLAATADQLREDLKAATGELKPKKIIKRLKIVESFLESGNRPEWMVLTVIPVIPPELRPLVPLDGGRFATSDLNDLYRRVINRNNRLKRLIELRAPDIIVRNEKRMLQESVDALFDNGRRGRVITGNNRRPLKSLSDMLKGKQGRFRQNLLGKRVDFSGRSVIVTGPELKLHQCGLPKKMALELFKPFIYSRLEAKGLSSTVKQAKKLVEKERPEVWDILDEVIREHPVLLNRAPTLHRLGIQAFEPILIEGKAIQLHPLVCSAFNADFDGDQMAVHVPLSLEAQLEARVLMMSTNNVLSPANGAPIIVPSQDMILGLYYVSMQRDRMKGEGMAFANIDEVEHALAAGEVHLHAKIQARLKQIDQNGNEVWKRFETTPGRLRLGGLLPLNAKAPFELVNRLLRKKDVQVVIDTVYRYCGQKESVIFCDQIMGLGFREAFRAGISFGKDDMVVPDTKWTIVGEVQEQVKEFEQQYLDGLITQGEKYNKVVDAWSKCNDRVTEAMMSTISANKRDENGAEMEPNSVYMMAHSGARGSVNQMKQLGGMRGLMAKPSGEIIETPIISNFKEGLTVLEYFNSTHGARKGLSDTALKTANSGYLTRRLVDVAQDCIIREHDCGTERAITASAAVNDGEVISPLAERVLGRTAAEDVLVPGEDEIIVRANEVIDERKADAIEAAGVQSVRIRSALTCESEDGICALCYGRDLARGTLVNIGEAVGIIAAQSIGEPGTQLTMRTFHIGGIAQGGQQSFQAASHEGTIAFRNESILENANGEQVVMSRNMQILVMDDQGQERASHKLFYGSKLFVKEGERVIRGAKLFEWDPYTLPIIAEKGGIAKFVDLLSGISVRDETDDATGMTQKIVTDWRSAPKGNDLKPEIIIMDANGEPVRNDQGNPVSYPMSVDAVLSIEDGQEIKPGDVVARIPREGARTKDITGGLPRVAELFEARRPKDHAIIAEIDGYVRFGKDYKNKRRITLEPSEEGLTPVEYMVPKGKHIPVQEGDFVQKGDYIMDGNPAPHDILRIMGIEALADYLIDEVQDVYRLQGVKINDKHIEVIVRQMLQKIEILDGGDTTLLKGENVERDEFVEENAKIEARGGRPATGEPVLLGITKASLQTRSFISAASFQETTRVLTEAAVQGKRDKLVGLKENVIVGRLIPAGTGGATTRVRRIATERDAEVIEARRAEAEAAAALAAPEPSFATPAADPVDLPQDGSDD from the coding sequence ATGAACCAGGAACTCGCCACCAACCCCCTGAACCCGCTGGCCCCGCCGCGGCAGTTCAATGAAATCAAGATCTCGCTGGCCTCGCCCGAAGAAATTCTGGCCTGGTCCTTCGGCGAGGTGAAGAAGCCCGAGACCATCAACTACCGCACGTTCAAGCCCGAGCGTGACGGCCTGTTCTGCGCGCGCATCTTTGGTCCGATCAAGGACTATGAGTGCCTGTGCGGCAAGTACAAGCGCATGAAGTATCGCGGCCTGGTCTGCGAGAAATGCGGCGTCGAGGTGACCCTGCAGAAGGTCCGCCGCGAGCGGATGGGCCATATCGAACTGGCCGCGCCGGTCGCGCATATCTGGTTCCTGAAGTCGCTGCCGTCGCGCATCGGCCTGATGCTGGACATGACGCTGCGCGATCTGGAGCGGATCCTCTACTTCGAGAACTATGTCGTTATCGAGCCGGGTCTGACCGACCTGACCTATGGCCAGCTTCTGTCCGAGGAAGAGTTCCTGGACGCGCAGGACAACTTCGGTGCCGACGCCTTCCAGGCGGATATCGGTGCCGAGGCCATCCGTGCGATGCTGTCGAACATCGACCTGGCGGCGACCGCCGACCAGCTGCGCGAGGACCTGAAGGCCGCCACCGGCGAGCTGAAGCCCAAGAAGATCATCAAGCGCCTGAAGATCGTCGAGAGCTTCCTGGAATCGGGCAACCGTCCGGAATGGATGGTCCTGACCGTGATCCCGGTCATTCCGCCGGAACTGCGCCCGCTGGTCCCGCTGGACGGCGGCCGGTTCGCCACGTCGGACCTGAACGACCTGTATCGTCGCGTCATCAACCGCAACAACCGCCTCAAGCGGCTGATCGAGCTGCGTGCGCCCGACATCATCGTGCGCAACGAAAAGCGCATGCTGCAGGAATCGGTCGATGCGCTGTTCGACAACGGCCGTCGCGGCCGCGTCATCACGGGCAACAACCGTCGCCCGCTGAAGTCGCTGTCCGACATGCTGAAGGGCAAGCAGGGCCGCTTCCGCCAGAACCTTCTGGGCAAGCGCGTCGATTTCTCGGGTCGTTCGGTCATCGTGACCGGCCCCGAGCTGAAGCTGCATCAGTGTGGCCTGCCCAAGAAGATGGCCCTGGAGCTGTTCAAGCCGTTCATCTATTCGCGGCTTGAGGCGAAGGGTCTGTCCAGCACGGTCAAGCAGGCCAAGAAGCTGGTCGAGAAGGAGCGCCCCGAGGTCTGGGACATCCTGGACGAAGTCATCCGCGAGCACCCGGTCCTGCTGAACCGTGCGCCCACGCTGCACCGTCTCGGCATCCAGGCGTTCGAGCCGATCCTGATCGAGGGCAAGGCGATCCAGCTGCACCCGCTGGTCTGTTCGGCCTTCAACGCCGACTTCGACGGCGACCAGATGGCCGTGCACGTGCCCCTGTCGCTGGAGGCGCAGCTGGAAGCGCGCGTCCTGATGATGTCGACGAACAACGTGCTGTCGCCCGCCAACGGCGCGCCGATCATCGTGCCGTCGCAGGACATGATTCTGGGCCTGTACTACGTCTCGATGCAGCGTGACCGCATGAAGGGCGAGGGCATGGCCTTTGCCAACATTGACGAGGTCGAGCATGCCCTGGCCGCCGGCGAGGTGCATCTGCACGCCAAGATCCAGGCGCGCCTGAAACAGATCGACCAGAACGGCAACGAGGTCTGGAAGCGTTTCGAGACCACCCCGGGCCGCCTGCGGCTTGGCGGTCTGCTGCCCCTGAACGCCAAGGCGCCCTTCGAGCTGGTCAACCGCCTGCTGCGCAAGAAGGACGTGCAGGTCGTCATCGACACCGTCTACCGCTACTGCGGCCAGAAGGAATCGGTGATCTTCTGCGACCAGATCATGGGTCTGGGCTTCCGCGAGGCCTTCCGTGCCGGCATCAGCTTCGGCAAGGACGACATGGTCGTGCCCGACACTAAGTGGACCATCGTCGGCGAGGTCCAGGAGCAGGTGAAGGAGTTCGAACAGCAGTATCTGGACGGCCTGATCACCCAGGGCGAGAAGTACAACAAGGTCGTGGACGCCTGGTCGAAGTGCAACGACCGCGTGACCGAGGCCATGATGTCTACCATCTCGGCCAACAAGCGCGACGAGAACGGCGCCGAGATGGAGCCGAACTCGGTCTACATGATGGCGCATTCCGGTGCGCGGGGTTCGGTCAACCAGATGAAGCAGCTGGGCGGCATGCGTGGCCTGATGGCCAAGCCGTCGGGCGAGATCATCGAGACGCCGATCATCTCGAACTTCAAGGAAGGTCTGACCGTTCTTGAATACTTCAACTCGACCCACGGCGCCCGGAAGGGTCTGTCGGACACCGCGTTGAAGACCGCGAACTCGGGCTATCTGACGCGTCGTCTGGTCGACGTCGCCCAGGACTGCATCATCCGCGAGCATGACTGCGGAACCGAGCGCGCGATCACCGCATCTGCCGCGGTGAACGACGGCGAGGTCATCAGCCCGCTGGCCGAGCGCGTGCTGGGCCGGACCGCGGCCGAGGACGTGCTGGTGCCGGGCGAGGACGAGATCATCGTCCGCGCCAACGAGGTGATCGACGAACGCAAGGCCGACGCCATCGAGGCGGCGGGCGTGCAGTCCGTGCGCATCCGTTCGGCGCTGACCTGCGAATCCGAGGACGGGATCTGCGCGCTGTGCTATGGCCGCGATCTGGCCCGCGGCACGCTGGTCAACATCGGCGAGGCTGTCGGCATCATCGCCGCGCAGTCGATCGGCGAACCGGGCACCCAGCTGACGATGCGGACCTTCCACATCGGCGGCATCGCGCAGGGCGGCCAGCAGTCGTTCCAGGCCGCCTCGCACGAGGGCACGATCGCCTTCCGCAACGAGAGCATCCTGGAAAACGCCAATGGCGAGCAGGTCGTGATGTCGCGCAACATGCAGATCCTGGTCATGGACGACCAGGGGCAGGAGCGCGCCAGCCACAAGCTGTTCTACGGCTCCAAGCTGTTCGTGAAGGAAGGCGAGCGGGTCATCCGCGGCGCGAAGCTGTTCGAATGGGACCCCTATACCCTGCCGATCATCGCGGAGAAGGGCGGCATCGCCAAGTTCGTCGACCTGCTGTCGGGGATCTCGGTCCGCGACGAGACCGACGATGCGACGGGCATGACCCAAAAGATCGTGACCGACTGGCGGTCGGCCCCCAAGGGCAACGACCTCAAGCCCGAGATCATCATCATGGACGCCAACGGCGAACCGGTGCGCAACGACCAGGGCAACCCGGTCAGCTATCCGATGTCTGTGGATGCCGTGCTGTCGATCGAGGACGGCCAGGAGATCAAGCCTGGCGACGTGGTGGCCCGCATCCCGCGCGAAGGCGCGCGGACCAAGGACATCACCGGTGGTCTGCCGCGCGTGGCGGAACTGTTTGAGGCGCGTCGTCCCAAGGATCACGCGATCATCGCCGAGATCGACGGCTATGTCCGCTTCGGCAAGGACTACAAGAACAAGCGCCGCATCACGCTGGAGCCGTCCGAGGAGGGTCTGACCCCCGTCGAGTACATGGTGCCGAAAGGCAAGCACATCCCGGTGCAGGAAGGCGACTTCGTGCAGAAGGGTGACTACATCATGGACGGCAATCCTGCGCCGCATGACATCCTGCGCATCATGGGGATCGAGGCCTTGGCTGACTATCTCATCGACGAGGTGCAGGACGTCTATCGACTGCAGGGCGTGAAGATCAACGACAAGCACATCGAGGTGATCGTTCGCCAGATGCTGCAGAAGATCGAGATCCTGGACGGCGGCGACACCACGCTGCTGAAGGGCGAGAACGTCGAGCGTGACGAGTTCGTCGAGGAGAACGCCAAGATCGAGGCACGCGGCGGACGTCCCGCCACGGGCGAGCCTGTCCTGCTGGGCATCACCAAGGCCAGCCTGCAGACCCGCAGCTTCATCTCGGCCGCCTCCTTCCAGGAGACGACCCGCGTGCTGACCGAGGCTGCCGTCCAAGGCAAGCGCGACAAGCTGGTCGGTCTCAAGGAGAACGTCATCGTGGGCCGCCTGATCCCGGCGGGCACCGGTGGTGCGACCACGCGCGTTCGCCGCATCGCGACCGAACGCGACGCCGAGGTGATCGAGGCACGCCGCGCCGAGGCCGAGGCCGCTGCAGCCCTGGCCGCGCCCGAGCCGTCCTTTGCCACCCCGGCGGCCGATCCGGTGGATCTGCCGCAGGACGGCAGCGACGATTGA
- a CDS encoding DMT family transporter: protein MSTPLMSPLRRTRPASIRPEPLQPGDNLRGAGLMTLSMMGFTCNDAIIKFVVQDIPLYQAITLRGVFVLLALMILAQRAGGLRLRIPAPARAPMVLRLVGEIGSTLLFLNALQRMAIGDLTAVMQSLPLVVMLGAALFFKETLGWRRILAVGVGMLGVLIILRPGSGTFGIWSLVALGAMLLVAVRDLSTRQFGRDISSNTIAFYGAVLVTLTGFVLSLGQGWVMPHLWHLALLALGSAFLTVGYLCAVAAMRVGEIAAVSPFRYTSLLMAIFLGLVVFGDWPDLWTWVGSALVVGAGIYTIWREAQLGRRR from the coding sequence ATGTCCACGCCCCTGATGTCCCCGCTGCGCCGCACGCGGCCCGCCTCGATCCGGCCAGAACCGCTACAACCGGGCGACAACCTGCGCGGGGCAGGGCTGATGACGCTGTCGATGATGGGGTTCACCTGCAACGATGCGATCATCAAGTTCGTGGTTCAGGACATTCCGCTGTATCAGGCAATCACGCTGCGGGGGGTGTTCGTGCTGCTGGCCCTGATGATCCTCGCGCAGCGTGCGGGGGGCCTGCGGCTGCGCATTCCGGCCCCCGCCCGCGCGCCGATGGTCCTGCGGCTGGTCGGAGAGATCGGCTCGACCCTGCTGTTCCTGAACGCGCTGCAGCGCATGGCCATCGGCGACCTGACGGCGGTGATGCAGTCGCTGCCGCTGGTGGTGATGCTGGGGGCGGCGCTGTTCTTCAAGGAGACCCTGGGCTGGCGGCGCATCCTGGCGGTGGGGGTGGGCATGCTGGGTGTGCTGATCATCCTGCGTCCGGGCAGCGGCACGTTCGGCATCTGGTCGCTGGTCGCACTTGGGGCGATGCTGCTGGTCGCGGTGCGCGACCTGTCGACGCGCCAGTTCGGGCGCGACATCAGTTCGAACACCATCGCGTTCTATGGCGCGGTGCTGGTCACGCTGACCGGGTTCGTCCTCAGCCTGGGTCAGGGCTGGGTGATGCCGCATCTGTGGCACCTTGCCCTGCTGGCCCTGGGCAGCGCCTTCCTGACCGTCGGTTACCTCTGCGCCGTGGCCGCCATGCGCGTCGGAGAGATCGCGGCCGTGTCGCCCTTCCGCTATACCTCGCTGCTGATGGCCATCTTTCTGGGACTGGTGGTCTTCGGCGACTGGCCGGACCTCTGGACCTGGGTCGGATCGGCCCTTGTCGTGGGGGCGGGCATCTATACCATCTGGCGCGAGGCTCAACTGGGACGGCGGCGCTGA